One Methanobacterium sp. genomic region harbors:
- a CDS encoding permease: MADILQEMVNYLTYTLLGLNQTSSLGSAVNFFIYDTIKILILLAVLIFVISFFRSYISPVKIRQIVSGKNEYLGNILAALLGTITPFCSCSAVPLFIGFVEAGIPLGVTFSFLISSPMVNEIAVILLLGMVGWEITGLYILSGLIIAIAAGIIIGRLKLEGEVESYVYEMLKKMEATGSNVTGLEKMTLKERAQYGWDYMVDILKRVTPYVIIAIGIGALIHGYAPAELLVKYAGPGNPLAVPVAVLIGVPLYSNAAGIIPLVAVFIEKGIPVGTALAFMMSVTALSFPEMIILRKVLKPKLLAVFVGILAVSIILIGYLFNFIIG, encoded by the coding sequence TTGGCAGATATATTACAGGAAATGGTTAATTACCTTACATACACATTATTGGGCTTAAATCAGACTTCTTCATTGGGGAGCGCAGTCAATTTCTTTATATATGATACTATTAAGATATTGATCTTACTCGCTGTTTTAATATTTGTAATATCATTTTTCCGGAGTTATATTTCGCCTGTTAAGATAAGACAGATTGTCAGCGGGAAGAACGAGTATTTAGGCAACATACTGGCAGCTCTCCTAGGTACTATTACTCCATTTTGTTCATGTTCAGCGGTGCCTTTATTCATAGGTTTTGTAGAGGCGGGCATACCTCTGGGTGTAACATTTTCTTTTTTGATTTCATCACCAATGGTAAATGAAATAGCAGTTATTCTGCTTTTAGGAATGGTAGGGTGGGAAATAACTGGTTTATATATTCTTTCAGGGCTCATAATAGCTATAGCTGCAGGTATAATTATAGGAAGGCTTAAACTGGAAGGCGAAGTTGAAAGCTATGTTTATGAAATGCTGAAAAAAATGGAAGCTACGGGTAGTAATGTAACTGGATTAGAAAAAATGACACTAAAAGAACGTGCTCAATATGGTTGGGACTATATGGTCGACATTTTAAAGAGAGTCACTCCATATGTAATTATAGCAATAGGTATAGGTGCGCTAATACATGGATACGCTCCTGCTGAACTATTAGTCAAGTATGCTGGTCCAGGTAATCCTTTAGCAGTTCCTGTAGCTGTTCTTATTGGAGTTCCTTTATATTCTAATGCTGCAGGTATTATACCGTTAGTAGCAGTGTTTATTGAAAAAGGTATTCCTGTAGGTACTGCACTGGCATTTATGATGTCTGTTACGGCACTTTCTTTTCCTGAAATGATAATTTTAAGGAAAGTGTTGAAACCAAAGCTTCTGGCAGTGTTTGTTGGAATACTGGCAGTATCTATTATTTTGATAGGATACCTGTTTAATTTCATAATAGGTTAA
- a CDS encoding rubredoxin, translating to MRYKCDICSYIYDSSSGDPENGIEAGTDLKDLPADWVCPICGIEKDQFFPLEDEKIGSEGEGPMALMILALTHGLWTISGRGSYSVTREIGRTFTNELKKDGVEFTNGESAFQSVKEYFIKHKFARDMEYEVRDGEAELEIKNCRFFGLCKQLEKQGVLITTCPYTNTSAMALEEATGYRYRISKEQKGYGHKIHLKKVSKV from the coding sequence ATGAGATACAAGTGTGATATATGCAGTTATATTTACGATTCAAGTAGTGGAGACCCTGAAAATGGAATTGAAGCAGGTACCGATTTAAAAGATCTTCCTGCAGACTGGGTTTGCCCAATATGCGGTATAGAAAAGGATCAGTTTTTCCCCCTTGAAGATGAAAAGATAGGATCCGAAGGGGAAGGTCCAATGGCTCTTATGATACTGGCTTTAACACACGGCCTCTGGACAATATCTGGGAGGGGATCTTACTCTGTAACTAGAGAAATAGGCCGTACGTTTACCAATGAATTGAAAAAAGACGGTGTTGAGTTTACAAATGGAGAATCTGCTTTTCAATCTGTAAAAGAATATTTCATTAAACATAAATTTGCAAGAGATATGGAATATGAGGTTAGGGATGGAGAAGCCGAACTTGAAATAAAAAATTGCCGTTTCTTTGGATTGTGTAAGCAGCTTGAAAAACAAGGAGTCTTAATAACAACATGTCCTTATACCAATACTTCAGCAATGGCACTTGAAGAGGCTACAGGTTACAGGTATAGAATCAGTAAAGAACAAAAAGGATATGGTCATAAGATACATTTGAAAAAGGTTTCAAAAGTTTAA
- a CDS encoding V4R domain-containing protein has product MKDTNQKKSHDTQIGLFATSKGIRAIDSPVKSKILSMLRKGELSFDQIVASSGKAKSTVSVHLKKLVDEGIIDSKPDPQDARKKIFFIKSEYIGELARNKKQEDDLESYVSSYVLSDGDPFEFFRLMFKTIRVGLINQGINIDPILHDAGIKVGKALYERVADPEMSKFLGNIAQFWETHYLGNVEVKNLEPLIINVSECYECRHLPYLGRPACAFDAGILEALFSSYYNDKRAVTETKCYAMGNKYCCFVIDKNE; this is encoded by the coding sequence ATGAAAGACACGAATCAAAAAAAATCCCACGATACCCAAATCGGATTATTTGCAACATCAAAGGGTATACGAGCCATAGATAGTCCCGTAAAGTCTAAAATATTATCAATGCTTAGAAAAGGAGAATTAAGCTTTGATCAGATAGTAGCTTCATCTGGAAAGGCCAAATCAACTGTATCAGTACACCTCAAAAAACTGGTAGATGAGGGAATAATCGATTCAAAGCCTGACCCTCAAGATGCACGTAAAAAGATATTTTTTATAAAATCAGAATATATCGGCGAATTGGCACGAAATAAAAAACAGGAAGACGATTTAGAGAGTTACGTCTCCAGCTATGTTTTAAGCGACGGAGACCCGTTCGAATTTTTCAGATTAATGTTTAAGACCATACGTGTAGGCCTAATAAACCAGGGTATTAATATTGACCCCATACTTCACGATGCAGGGATCAAAGTAGGAAAAGCACTATATGAAAGAGTAGCTGACCCCGAAATGAGCAAATTCCTCGGAAATATCGCCCAGTTCTGGGAAACCCACTATCTAGGTAATGTTGAAGTTAAAAATCTTGAACCTTTAATAATTAACGTCAGCGAATGCTATGAATGCAGGCATTTGCCTTACCTTGGAAGACCTGCATGTGCATTTGATGCAGGAATATTAGAAGCTCTTTTTTCATCTTATTACAATGATAAACGAGCCGTTACTGAAACAAAATGCTATGCTATGGGCAATAAATACTGCTGCTTTGTTATAGACAAAAATGAATAG
- the hcp gene encoding hydroxylamine reductase gives MLCYQCSQTARGTGCTVKGVCGKGATVARLQDNLLFSIKGISAYLYHARELGYTDPEVDGFLERGFYSTLTNVNQDTGEFVKLALESGEMNIKTMQLLKKALIEKYGEPEPTEVKTGTVKGHGIVATGHSLKALYELLKQTEGTGINVYTHSELLPAHGYPEFKKFDHLVGQLGGPWFDQRKTFSKYPVAILGTSNCVLIPTDEYKERMFTSGVAQLPGVPHIDDYDFTPVIEKAKSLPELPDEPGEKVFTTGFGASTVLSLAPKIKELVEAGKIRRFFVVGGCDSPMPKTSYYREFVKNLPEDTVVLTLACGKYRYNDLQLGDIEGVPRLIDLGQCNDAIVGIDIVAALSELFGLEINELPLTFVLSWMEQKAVAILWSLLALGIKGIYLGPIIPAWVNEDILNVLVENYDIKPIGDPKEDIKAILG, from the coding sequence ATGCTTTGTTATCAGTGCTCTCAAACTGCTAGAGGAACTGGTTGTACAGTAAAAGGTGTTTGTGGAAAGGGAGCAACAGTTGCAAGACTTCAAGACAATCTATTGTTTTCAATTAAAGGTATATCTGCATATCTTTACCACGCAAGAGAATTGGGATATACCGATCCAGAAGTAGATGGATTTTTAGAAAGAGGATTTTACTCTACACTAACAAATGTTAACCAGGATACAGGAGAATTTGTAAAACTTGCTCTTGAATCAGGGGAAATGAACATAAAAACAATGCAGCTTTTAAAGAAAGCTCTTATAGAAAAATACGGCGAACCTGAACCAACAGAAGTAAAAACTGGAACTGTAAAAGGTCATGGTATCGTTGCTACGGGTCACAGCCTTAAAGCATTATATGAACTGCTTAAACAAACAGAAGGGACAGGAATTAACGTTTACACACACTCAGAGCTTCTTCCTGCACATGGATATCCTGAATTTAAAAAATTCGACCATCTTGTCGGGCAACTTGGGGGACCATGGTTCGATCAGAGGAAAACATTTTCAAAGTACCCTGTCGCAATACTTGGAACATCGAACTGTGTATTAATACCAACAGATGAATATAAAGAAAGAATGTTCACATCAGGAGTTGCACAGTTACCTGGAGTCCCGCATATAGACGATTACGACTTTACCCCAGTAATTGAAAAAGCAAAATCTTTACCAGAACTTCCAGATGAACCTGGAGAAAAAGTATTTACAACAGGATTTGGAGCTTCCACAGTCCTTTCACTTGCCCCAAAAATTAAAGAATTAGTAGAAGCGGGAAAAATAAGGAGATTCTTTGTAGTTGGAGGATGTGATTCCCCAATGCCAAAAACAAGCTATTATAGAGAATTTGTCAAAAATTTACCTGAAGATACAGTTGTATTGACACTTGCATGCGGTAAATACAGGTACAATGACCTTCAGCTTGGTGATATTGAGGGAGTTCCAAGATTAATAGACCTTGGTCAATGTAACGATGCAATAGTTGGAATTGACATTGTAGCTGCACTTTCAGAATTATTTGGCCTGGAGATAAACGAGCTTCCACTCACATTTGTTTTAAGCTGGATGGAGCAGAAAGCCGTTGCAATCCTTTGGAGCTTGCTTGCACTTGGAATTAAAGGTATTTACCTTGGTCCAATTATACCTGCATGGGTAAATGAAGATATTCTAAATGTACTGGTCGAAAATTACGATATAAAACCAATTGGAGACCCAAAAGAAGATATTAAAGCAATTTTAGGATAG
- the arsM gene encoding arsenite methyltransferase, which translates to MDEKEIKEFVKGRYSKIATKEESYCSCCSGVDLTIEQAKAAGYTMEDIKSIPEEAVFGLGCGNPTALADLKEGETVLDLGSGGGIDVFLAANKVGESGKVIGVDMTEEMVETAVKNAEEGKYENVEFKLGEIENLPVNDDSIDVIISNCVINLTPDKLVAYKEAFRVLRPGGHILVSDLVTEGNIPGEIKRSFDAWSNCIAGAMEKGAYLDTIKEAGFKDIQTVEQHYFTEPNMDERLVGKITSVQIKAVK; encoded by the coding sequence ATGGACGAAAAAGAAATTAAGGAGTTTGTAAAGGGTAGATACTCAAAAATAGCGACAAAAGAAGAATCTTATTGTTCTTGCTGCTCTGGAGTTGATTTAACAATTGAACAGGCTAAAGCTGCAGGGTATACCATGGAAGATATTAAAAGTATACCTGAAGAAGCTGTTTTTGGGCTCGGATGCGGCAATCCTACTGCACTTGCAGATCTTAAAGAAGGAGAAACAGTATTGGATCTTGGATCTGGCGGGGGAATAGATGTTTTTCTTGCAGCAAACAAGGTTGGCGAATCGGGTAAAGTCATTGGAGTAGATATGACTGAAGAAATGGTAGAAACTGCCGTTAAAAATGCTGAAGAAGGTAAATATGAAAATGTTGAATTTAAACTGGGAGAAATAGAAAATTTACCCGTTAATGATGATTCTATAGATGTTATTATAAGTAATTGCGTAATTAACCTTACGCCTGATAAATTGGTAGCTTATAAAGAAGCTTTTAGGGTTTTAAGGCCGGGAGGGCATATTTTAGTATCAGATCTGGTGACAGAGGGAAATATTCCTGGAGAGATTAAACGCAGTTTTGACGCATGGTCTAACTGCATTGCAGGAGCTATGGAGAAAGGAGCTTATTTGGATACAATAAAAGAAGCAGGATTTAAAGATATCCAAACTGTGGAACAGCACTATTTCACAGAGCCAAACATGGACGAACGGCTGGTAGGAAAAATCACCAGTGTTCAAATTAAGGCAGTTAAATAA
- a CDS encoding FAD-dependent oxidoreductase: protein MKIAIVGAGAGGLSTASNIRKYNKDAEITVITMGKHIAYSPCAIPYVLGGEVENFKDIIMHEAEDYLEKNIKIITQAEVFDISSSENKIKYRLINEKTEEYELSYDYLIIATGASSFIPPIEGTNLNGVFKLRTLEDGLKINEWAEKSQNAVIIGASLIGVEVSYALRQKGLNVTMTEMLPQIIPRSLDPDMATIVQDYLEKHGINVILGQGIDKIIGDEHVEGAVFEDNVIDADLVIMATGVRPKTKLAEMAGCELGKWAIVVNEKMQTSIPNIYAVGDCVEVFDAITGESTQSMLGTTAVRQGKIAAKNIAGITAEFKPVLNSNVSKVGELEFGAVGLTVASARQNGIDATYGKIRALTKARYYPGAKRIDVKIINNLKGRIIGCQLIGEERVAERVDIMSLAIIKGVTCSELATTEFSYAPPVSMVTDPIILAAEDACSKLKSVNKEEQD from the coding sequence ATGAAAATAGCAATAGTAGGTGCTGGAGCCGGTGGGCTTTCAACAGCCTCTAACATAAGAAAATACAATAAAGATGCGGAAATAACTGTAATTACCATGGGGAAACATATTGCTTATTCCCCTTGTGCTATCCCCTATGTTTTAGGTGGGGAAGTAGAGAATTTTAAGGATATCATTATGCATGAAGCAGAAGATTACCTTGAAAAGAACATAAAGATCATAACTCAAGCAGAAGTTTTTGACATATCAAGCAGCGAAAATAAAATAAAATACCGTCTTATAAACGAAAAAACAGAAGAATATGAATTATCCTATGACTATCTCATTATAGCAACCGGGGCAAGTTCATTCATCCCTCCAATTGAAGGTACTAACCTAAATGGTGTTTTCAAGCTTAGGACCCTTGAAGACGGTCTTAAAATCAATGAATGGGCTGAAAAAAGCCAAAATGCAGTGATTATAGGGGCGAGTTTAATAGGTGTAGAAGTATCATATGCACTCCGGCAAAAGGGCCTTAATGTTACAATGACTGAGATGCTACCTCAAATCATTCCAAGGTCACTGGATCCAGATATGGCAACAATAGTTCAGGATTACCTGGAAAAACACGGCATAAACGTGATTTTAGGGCAGGGAATTGACAAAATCATAGGCGATGAACATGTAGAAGGGGCTGTCTTTGAAGACAATGTTATAGACGCTGATCTGGTCATAATGGCTACTGGAGTCCGGCCTAAAACAAAATTAGCCGAAATGGCAGGGTGTGAACTTGGAAAATGGGCAATAGTGGTCAATGAAAAGATGCAGACATCCATACCAAACATATATGCAGTTGGAGATTGTGTAGAAGTATTCGACGCGATAACTGGAGAGAGCACTCAATCCATGTTAGGAACAACTGCTGTAAGACAGGGAAAAATCGCAGCCAAAAATATCGCAGGAATAACTGCTGAATTTAAACCAGTCCTAAATTCCAATGTCTCCAAAGTTGGAGAACTTGAATTTGGTGCTGTAGGCCTAACAGTTGCATCAGCACGGCAAAACGGAATAGATGCGACATATGGTAAAATTAGAGCTCTTACCAAAGCCCGTTATTATCCTGGGGCAAAAAGAATTGATGTTAAAATTATAAATAATCTTAAAGGACGGATTATTGGATGTCAGCTGATTGGGGAAGAAAGAGTTGCAGAAAGAGTAGATATAATGTCACTCGCTATAATAAAGGGCGTTACCTGCTCTGAACTTGCAACTACAGAATTTTCCTATGCCCCTCCAGTTTCAATGGTTACAGATCCAATTATTCTGGCTGCAGAAGATGCTTGCAGTAAATTAAAATCAGTTAATAAGGAAGAACAAGATTAG
- a CDS encoding thioredoxin family protein gives MKVQVYGTGCANCKALEKAVKKAVKELDMDIEIVKIQDMDKILEAGLMSMPGFAVEGEIKSMGRLPSVDEIKKWIKEKA, from the coding sequence ATGAAAGTTCAAGTATACGGTACTGGATGCGCTAATTGTAAAGCACTGGAAAAGGCTGTAAAAAAAGCAGTAAAAGAATTAGATATGGATATAGAAATCGTTAAAATTCAAGATATGGATAAAATATTAGAAGCAGGCTTAATGTCCATGCCTGGATTCGCAGTTGAAGGTGAAATAAAATCAATGGGAAGACTTCCATCAGTAGATGAAATCAAGAAATGGATAAAAGAAAAAGCATGA
- the tes gene encoding tetraether lipid synthase Tes has protein sequence MVIKKTKSLCPECLQIIDAEVDEGEDRVKIIKECDEHGKFENTYWSSDELYKNAAEYDHKGEGIENPQTALNGECPSNCGLCHEHESHTILGLIDVTNRCNMKCPVCFANAAVSKSLYEPTYEEIRGMLQNLRNNQPVSTPAIQYAGGEPTVRKDIVDLVKLAKEEGFTHTQIATNGIKLAKNPNLARELKEAGLNTVYLQFDGVTEEPYLKIRNRDLLSTKLEAIENCRKVDLGIVLVPTLIKGINDQQVGDIIRFAIDNIDIIRGINFQPVSFAGRTPADEVEEQRVTIPDFEKLVEEQTESKIKVEDFYPASSVVPISEFVAAIEGKEQVTFTCHPHCGAATYIFIDDDKIIPVTQFIDVDRLFGLLTKSAEDIEKGGLTGKAKTIARATVGLPKTIDTSKAPESVDIKKILTSVFKERSYSALGDFHKKSLLIACMHFMDPWNFDQDRVRRCVIHYAVPDGRIIPFCSMNTLYRQEIEKKFAVPFKNEQESE, from the coding sequence ATGGTTATAAAAAAGACTAAGAGTTTATGTCCGGAATGTCTTCAAATTATTGATGCTGAAGTTGATGAAGGTGAAGACCGGGTTAAGATAATAAAAGAATGCGACGAGCATGGAAAGTTTGAAAATACATACTGGAGCAGCGATGAACTTTATAAAAACGCGGCGGAGTATGATCATAAAGGGGAAGGAATTGAAAATCCTCAAACTGCTTTAAATGGTGAATGCCCTTCAAATTGTGGATTATGCCATGAACATGAAAGCCACACTATTCTGGGTCTTATCGATGTTACAAACAGGTGTAATATGAAATGTCCCGTATGTTTTGCAAATGCCGCTGTTTCAAAAAGTCTCTATGAACCGACATATGAAGAGATAAGGGGTATGCTTCAGAATTTAAGGAATAATCAGCCTGTTTCAACTCCTGCAATACAGTATGCTGGAGGGGAACCAACCGTCAGGAAAGATATAGTTGATCTAGTTAAGCTTGCCAAGGAGGAAGGTTTTACACATACTCAGATAGCTACAAATGGTATAAAGCTTGCGAAAAATCCAAACCTTGCAAGAGAGCTTAAAGAAGCAGGATTAAACACTGTTTACCTGCAATTTGATGGAGTTACAGAGGAGCCATACCTCAAAATAAGGAACAGAGATTTACTTTCAACTAAATTAGAGGCAATTGAAAACTGTAGAAAAGTAGATTTAGGAATTGTTTTAGTTCCAACACTTATAAAGGGGATAAATGACCAGCAAGTAGGGGATATAATAAGATTTGCAATCGATAATATTGATATTATAAGGGGAATTAACTTCCAGCCTGTTTCATTTGCAGGTAGAACACCGGCAGATGAAGTAGAAGAACAGCGTGTAACAATCCCTGATTTTGAGAAATTAGTTGAGGAGCAGACTGAATCTAAAATTAAAGTAGAAGATTTTTACCCTGCATCATCTGTTGTCCCAATTTCTGAGTTTGTCGCGGCTATAGAAGGTAAAGAGCAGGTTACATTTACATGCCATCCTCATTGTGGTGCTGCTACTTATATTTTTATTGATGATGATAAAATTATTCCAGTTACACAGTTTATAGATGTAGATAGATTATTCGGCCTTTTAACAAAAAGTGCTGAAGATATTGAAAAAGGAGGATTAACTGGCAAAGCTAAAACTATAGCAAGGGCAACAGTTGGACTTCCCAAAACTATAGACACGTCAAAAGCACCAGAATCAGTTGATATAAAGAAAATATTGACCTCAGTATTTAAAGAAAGGTCCTATTCTGCACTTGGAGATTTTCATAAAAAGTCACTGCTTATTGCATGCATGCACTTCATGGATCCATGGAATTTTGATCAGGATAGAGTTAGAAGATGTGTAATACACTATGCAGTTCCAGACGGAAGAATTATACCTTTCTGCTCCATGAACACGCTTTACAGGCAGGAAATTGAGAAAAAATTCGCGGTTCCTTTTAAAAATGAGCAAGAAAGTGAATAA
- a CDS encoding metalloregulator ArsR/SmtB family transcription factor: protein MKTCEITGKGKPCNDQIENLKEILSKIPSDKTFEVRSDQFKAISDPTRLKILYLLQDGELCVCEIIMALEKPQSTISHHLNVLKNAGFIKGRKEGVWIHYKLINPEIVGLIEDLVK from the coding sequence ATGAAAACATGTGAAATTACCGGCAAGGGAAAACCCTGTAATGACCAGATAGAAAATTTAAAGGAAATTTTATCTAAAATTCCTTCTGATAAAACTTTTGAAGTCAGATCAGATCAATTTAAAGCAATTTCAGACCCGACCCGGCTTAAAATACTTTATTTATTGCAGGACGGGGAGCTGTGTGTTTGTGAAATAATTATGGCTCTTGAAAAGCCCCAATCAACTATTTCACATCATTTAAATGTACTTAAAAATGCAGGGTTTATCAAAGGACGTAAAGAGGGAGTATGGATACACTATAAACTTATTAATCCAGAAATTGTTGGTTTAATTGAAGATTTAGTAAAATAA
- a CDS encoding DUF166 domain-containing protein, whose product MLKIAIATDGPYGERAYEYISKEFDADFVELEPPVSMFMDEIEIPEDALKRLEGADILITYILHPDLALDLVEMIHDNVGWVIVAAWRGEGFKNQLERLGNVTCPENMCDLQENGNPVFDEFVSKFGRPIVRVNCQGDKIVDIEVLRSSPCGSTYFVAEEMIGQDLKDLPVKAGLKLQHYPCRAPKMRLFTDDECKKEMAANFHKEAFEKAISRVEKTDKN is encoded by the coding sequence ATGTTAAAAATTGCAATAGCTACAGATGGTCCGTATGGAGAACGTGCATATGAATATATAAGTAAAGAATTTGACGCGGATTTTGTTGAGCTTGAACCGCCTGTATCCATGTTCATGGATGAAATTGAGATTCCTGAGGATGCATTGAAACGGCTGGAAGGTGCAGATATACTGATAACTTATATTCTTCATCCGGATCTTGCTCTTGACCTTGTTGAAATGATCCATGATAATGTAGGGTGGGTAATTGTGGCTGCCTGGAGAGGGGAAGGGTTTAAAAATCAGCTTGAAAGATTGGGAAATGTTACATGCCCTGAAAACATGTGTGATCTTCAAGAAAATGGTAATCCTGTATTTGATGAGTTTGTATCCAAATTTGGAAGGCCAATTGTTAGGGTAAACTGCCAGGGAGACAAAATTGTTGATATAGAAGTTTTAAGGTCTTCTCCATGTGGATCAACGTATTTTGTAGCTGAAGAAATGATAGGGCAGGATTTAAAAGATTTACCTGTTAAAGCAGGCCTTAAATTGCAGCATTATCCTTGTAGGGCACCAAAAATGAGATTGTTCACTGATGATGAGTGTAAAAAGGAGATGGCAGCTAATTTCCATAAAGAGGCATTTGAAAAGGCTATAAGTAGGGTAGAGAAAACGGATAAGAATTAA
- a CDS encoding TetR/AcrR family transcriptional regulator, which yields MEQKSFKRKNELIEAALDEFTAKNYENASLNIILKNAGISKGTFYYHFQDKQAFYVFLLQSAHKAECKFINDRMKGCIDDLKGKDIFERFKVQVQIAYEFAVAFPKYFKLGIMFRKERESEIYEYAKNILERNKEAWLEERIKKAIKDGDFNNRFSEDFILKILNYMVFHFNEMFDEEEDYKMEKVLENSSSLVDFLKYGFGNNKIRY from the coding sequence ATGGAACAAAAGTCATTTAAAAGAAAAAATGAACTTATTGAGGCGGCTTTAGATGAATTTACAGCGAAAAATTACGAAAATGCTTCCTTAAATATTATCCTTAAAAATGCAGGTATCAGCAAAGGTACCTTTTACTATCACTTTCAAGATAAACAGGCTTTTTACGTGTTTTTACTTCAATCTGCCCATAAAGCTGAGTGCAAATTCATAAATGACCGTATGAAAGGATGTATTGATGATCTTAAAGGAAAAGATATCTTTGAAAGATTTAAAGTGCAGGTCCAGATAGCTTATGAGTTTGCAGTTGCATTTCCCAAGTATTTTAAACTGGGTATAATGTTCCGGAAGGAAAGGGAAAGTGAAATTTACGAATATGCGAAAAATATCCTTGAGAGAAATAAGGAAGCATGGCTTGAGGAAAGAATCAAAAAAGCTATTAAAGATGGAGATTTTAATAATAGATTTTCTGAGGATTTCATCCTAAAAATATTGAACTATATGGTATTCCATTTTAACGAAATGTTTGATGAAGAAGAAGACTATAAAATGGAAAAAGTGCTTGAAAATTCAAGTAGTCTTGTAGATTTTTTAAAATATGGATTTGGCAATAATAAAATACGTTATTGA